From Glycine max cultivar Williams 82 chromosome 11, Glycine_max_v4.0, whole genome shotgun sequence, the proteins below share one genomic window:
- the LOC100776346 gene encoding uncharacterized protein — translation MVDVDRRMTGLNPAHIAGLRRLSARAAAAPSVPVRNGVVSFASLADKVINHLRDSGIHVQHGLSDAEFARAEAEFGFVFPPDLRAVLAAGLPVGPGFPDWRSGGARLHLRASLDLPIAAISFQIARNAVWSKSWGPRPCEPEKALRVARNALKRAPLLIPIFNHCYIPSNPSLAGNPIFFVDESRIFCCGLDLSDFFDRESLFRSSEADPILLKKQRSVSEKTAGVSVSAAFSRRSLDSGERTPRWVEFWSDAATDKRRRNSSSSSSSSLSASSSPERFFEMPRSKVPGWVEEYIGKIGSVLKAGGWGESDINEMVEVSASGFFEGEMVVLDNQALLDALLLKADKFSDSLRKAGWSSEEVSEALGFDFRPEKERKPAKKLSPQLAERIEKLAQSVSRSRHDNLGKGNWMNE, via the coding sequence ATGGTAGACGTGGACCGGAGGATGACCGGTCTAAACCCGGCCCACATAGCCGGTTTACGCCGTTTATCGGCCCGAGCAGCAGCAGCTCCGTCCGTCCCGGTCCGTAACGGCGTCGTCTCATTCGCTTCCTTAGCAGACAAGGTCATAAACCACCTTCGCGACTCAGGCATACACGTGCAGCATGGTCTCTCCGACGCGGAGTTCGCACGTGCCGAGGCTGAGTTCGGGTTCGTGTTCCCGCCGGACCTCCGCGCCGTCCTCGCCGCCGGTCTTCCCGTCGGTCCGGGATTCCCTGACTGGCGCTCCGGCGGCGCGCGGCTGCACCTGCGCGCGTCGCTGGACCTTCCGATCGCGGCGATTTCGTTCCAGATCGCGCGGAACGCGGTGTGGTCGAAGTCGTGGGGTCCGCGACCGTGCGAGCCGGAGAAGGCGCTGCGAGTGGCGCGGAACGCGCTGAAGAGAGCGCCGCTGCTGATTCCAATCTTCAACCATTGCTACATTCCTTCCAATCCCTCACTCGCTGGAAACCCTATCTTCTTCGTCGACGAGAGCAGAATCTTCTGCTGCGGCTTAGATCTCTCCGATTTCTTCGACCGCGAGTCGCTCTTCCGTAGTTCCGAAGCCGATCCTATACTTCTCAAGAAGCAGCGATCCGTCAGCGAGAAAACCGCCGGCGTTTCCGTCTCCGCCGCGTTCTCGCGGCGGAGCCTCGACTCCGGCGAGAGGACGCCGCGGTGGGTGGAGTTCTGGTCCGACGCCGCCACGGATAAGCGGAGGAGGAACTCCTcatcgtcgtcgtcgtcgtcgttgTCGGCGTCGTCGTCGCCGGAGAGGTTTTTCGAGATGCCGCGGAGTAAGGTCCCTGGCTGGGTGGAAGAATACATAGGGAAAATAGGGTCGGTTTTGAAAGCGGGTGGGTGGGGCGAATCGGATATAAACGAAATGGTTGAGGTTTCAGCTTCTGGATTCTTCGAGGGAGAGATGGTGGTGTTGGATAATCAAGCGCTGTTGGATGCTCTGCTTTTGAAAGCGGATAAGTTTTCAGATTCGCTCAGAAAAGCTGGGTGGAGCTCCGAAGAGGTATCCGAAGCTTTGGGGTTTGATTTTCGACCCGAGAAGGAACGGAAACCGGCTAAGAAGCTGTCACCTCAACTCGCCGAGAGAATCGAGAAACTGGCTCAGTCGGTTTCCCGGTCAAGACATGATAACTTGGGAAAAGGAAACtggatgaatgaatga